In the Mus pahari chromosome 19, PAHARI_EIJ_v1.1, whole genome shotgun sequence genome, one interval contains:
- the Lypd3 gene encoding ly6/PLAUR domain-containing protein 3: protein MEAARRGDTQPVMWTTGWLLLLPLLLCEGAQALECYSCVQKADNGCSPHRMKTVKCGPGVDVCTEAVGAVETIHGQFSVAVRGCGSGIPGKNDRGLDLHGLLAFFQLQQCSEDRCNAKLNLTLRGLNPAGNESAYGPNGAECYSCVGLSREKCQGSMPPVVNCYNASGRVYKGCFDGNVTLTAANVTVSLPVRGCVQDETCTRDGVTGPGFTLSGSCCQGPRCNSDLRNKTYFSPRIPPLVLLPPPTTAAPSNRAQNSSSTTSTAAPTTTTSTIKPTTAQASHISPHEMDREVIQEEGASSSGGAAGHGGAAGHQDRSNKETYPGKGGAQIPAKGGSGTLGPWLSAALLTVVAGAML, encoded by the exons ATGGAAGCCGCCAGGAGAGGAGATACACAGCCAGTGATGTGGACCACCggatggctgctgctgctgccgctacTTCTGTGTGAAG GAGCGCAAGCCCTTGAGTGCTACAGCTGCGTGCAGAAGGCAGACAATGGATGCTCTCCGCACAGGATGAAGACAGTCAAATGTGGTCCCGGGGTGGACGTCTGTACCGAGGCTGTGGGGGCGGTGGAGACCA TCCACGGGCAGTTCTCTGTGGCGGTGCGGGGCTGCGGTTCCGGAATCCCGGGCAAGAACGACCGCGGACTGGACCTTCACGGGCTCCTGGCCTTCTTTCAACTACAGCAGTGCTCCGAGGACCGATGCAACGCCAAACTCAACCTCACTTTGCGAGGCCTCAACCCTGCAG GCAATGAGAGTGCATATGGGCCTAACGGTGCAGAGTGCTACAGCTGTGTGGGTCTGAGCCGCGAGAAGTGCCAGGGCTCCATGCCACCGGTCGTGAACTGCTACAACGCCAGTGGCCGTGTCTACAAGGGCTGCTTCGATGGTAACGTCACCTTGACGGCAG CCAATGTGACCGTGTCCTTACCTGTCCGAGGCTGCGTCCAGGACGAGACCTGCACCCGGGATGGGGTGACAGGTCCAGGGTTCACACTCAGCGGCTCCTGCTGTCAAGGCCCCCGCTGTAACTCTGATCTTCGCAACAAGACCTATTTTTCCCCTCGAATCCCACCCCTAGTCCTGCTGCCCCCTCCAACCACCGCAGCCCCATCCAATCGGGCCCAGAACTCCTCCAGCACGACCTCTACAGCAGCCCCAACCACGACCACCTCCACCATCAAGCCTACCACGGCCCAAGCCAGCCACATTTCTCCCCATGAAATGGACCGCGAAGTCATACAGGAAGAAGGGGCGTCGTCGAGTGGAGGTGCTGCGGGCCATGGAGGTGCTGCGGGCCACCAAGACCGCAGCAATAAGGAGACGTATCCGGGAAAAGGTGGGGCCCAAATTCCAGCTAAAGGAGGCTCTGGCACTCTAGGGCCCTGGTTGTCTGCAGCTCTGTTGACTGTGGTTGCTGGCGCGATGCTGTGA